The Alphaproteobacteria bacterium genome contains a region encoding:
- a CDS encoding Maf family protein produces MSLWLASQPLVLASQSTVRRALLEAAGIPVEARPAHLDERAIEQGVTGGPGDVALTLAREKARTVAAMSDRSLVVGCDQTLALGERRFSKPPDRAAARAQLLALRGKTHELHSAVCVCRNGGVTFGQVAVARLTMREFSEDFLDAYLDEAGAAVTASVGAYQLERTGIHLFEKIEGDHFTILGLPLPALLEELRREKVLAA; encoded by the coding sequence ATGTCTCTGTGGCTCGCGTCCCAACCGCTGGTGCTTGCCTCGCAAAGCACGGTGCGCCGCGCACTGCTCGAGGCGGCCGGGATTCCGGTCGAGGCGCGGCCCGCGCATCTCGATGAGCGGGCGATCGAGCAGGGGGTAACCGGTGGACCGGGCGATGTTGCGCTGACGCTCGCGCGCGAAAAGGCGCGCACCGTCGCGGCCATGTCGGATCGCTCGCTGGTGGTCGGGTGCGACCAGACGCTGGCGCTGGGCGAGCGGCGGTTCTCCAAACCGCCGGACCGCGCCGCGGCCCGCGCGCAACTGCTGGCGCTGCGCGGCAAGACTCATGAGCTGCATTCGGCCGTCTGCGTTTGCCGCAATGGCGGCGTAACATTCGGCCAGGTGGCGGTTGCGCGGCTCACGATGCGGGAGTTTTCGGAAGACTTTCTCGATGCTTACCTGGACGAGGCGGGCGCCGCGGTGACTGCCAGCGTCGGCGCTTACCAGTTGGAGCGAACCGGAATTCATCTGTTCGAGAAGATCGAGGGCGACCATTTCACGATCCTCGGGCTGCCGTTGCCGGCCTTGCTCGAAGAGCTGCGGCGCGAAAAGGTGCTCGCCGCATGA
- a CDS encoding pyruvate, water dikinase regulatory protein: MPQRAGGFFHLHLVSDATGETLITVARAAAAQYASVAPIEHIYPLVRTEKQLDRVISEIEAAPGIVLYTMLDSGLAERLQTKCREFSIPCLSILDPVLGLFQSYLGAESTKRAGAQHTLNAEYFKRIDALNYTMLHDDGQHTEDLEHADVVLTGVSRTSKTPTSIYLANRGVKTANVPLVPNMPVPPQLEQLTTPLVVGLTASPERIVQIRQNRLLGLNAHRDDDLYVDRQAVAEEIAFSRKLCARHNWPIIDVTRRSIEETAAAVMALLADRRRQAAS; encoded by the coding sequence ATGCCTCAACGCGCTGGCGGCTTCTTTCATCTGCATCTTGTCTCGGATGCGACCGGCGAAACGCTGATCACGGTCGCGCGCGCGGCTGCGGCGCAATACGCGTCGGTCGCGCCGATCGAGCATATCTATCCGCTGGTGCGGACCGAAAAGCAGCTCGACCGTGTGATTTCCGAGATCGAGGCGGCGCCCGGGATTGTGCTCTACACCATGTTGGACTCGGGGCTCGCCGAGCGGCTGCAAACGAAGTGCCGCGAGTTCAGCATTCCGTGCCTCTCGATCCTCGACCCGGTGCTGGGGCTGTTCCAGTCTTATCTCGGCGCCGAGTCCACCAAGCGCGCCGGCGCGCAACACACACTCAATGCCGAATATTTCAAGCGCATCGATGCGCTGAACTACACGATGCTGCATGACGACGGGCAGCACACCGAGGATCTCGAGCATGCCGACGTGGTGCTGACCGGCGTGTCGCGCACCTCCAAGACGCCCACGTCGATCTACTTGGCAAATCGCGGCGTGAAGACCGCGAACGTGCCGCTGGTGCCAAACATGCCGGTGCCGCCCCAGCTGGAGCAACTGACCACACCCCTCGTGGTCGGATTGACGGCGAGCCCCGAACGCATCGTGCAGATCCGGCAGAACCGTCTGCTTGGCTTGAACGCGCATCGCGACGATGATCTTTATGTCGACCGCCAGGCGGTTGCCGAGGAAATCGCGTTCTCACGGAAGCTCTGCGCCAGGCACAACTGGCCGATCATCGACGTGACGCGCCGCTCGATCGAGGAAACCGCCGCTGCGGTCATGGCGCTGCTTGCCGATCGCCGCCGGCAGGCTGCGAGCTGA
- the hemJ gene encoding protoporphyrinogen oxidase HemJ, translating to MQAFVRRWFRAEIALALGAALLGLFLLIIPLDYYEWIKALHVIAVISWMAGMLYLPRLFVYHCEAEPGSKQSETFKVMERRLLRAIINPAMVVTWAAGLWLALESGHYRAGWMLAKFVLVLVLSAVHGLFARWTREFAEDRNTRSTKFYRVINEIPTLLMIGIVILVIVKPF from the coding sequence ATGCAGGCATTTGTGAGACGGTGGTTTCGGGCAGAGATCGCGCTGGCACTGGGCGCGGCGCTACTCGGGCTGTTCCTGCTGATTATTCCGCTCGACTACTACGAGTGGATCAAGGCGCTCCACGTGATTGCGGTGATCTCCTGGATGGCGGGGATGCTCTATCTGCCGCGGCTGTTCGTCTATCACTGCGAGGCGGAGCCAGGATCGAAGCAATCCGAGACCTTCAAGGTGATGGAACGCCGGTTACTCCGCGCGATCATCAATCCCGCGATGGTGGTCACTTGGGCGGCGGGTTTATGGCTCGCGCTCGAGAGTGGGCACTACCGCGCCGGCTGGATGCTGGCGAAGTTTGTGTTGGTCCTCGTTCTCTCAGCCGTGCACGGTCTGTTCGCGCGGTGGACCCGGGAATTTGCGGAGGACCGCAACACCCGCTCAACTAAGTTTTACCGTGTTATCAACGAAATCCCCACCCTGCTGATGATCGGAATCGTGATTCTCGTTATTGTCAAACCGTTCTGA
- the rho gene encoding transcription termination factor Rho — MREMKLQDLKSKSPTELLAFAEEHAVENASTMRKQEQMFAILKQLAAKEIDIIGEGVVEVLPDGFGFLRAPEANYLPGPDDIYVSPSQIRRFGLRTGDTVEGEIRSPKEGERYFALLKVNTINFEDPEKARHKVNFDNLTPLYPDERLHMEHEDATKKDLSARVIDIVAPIGKGQRALIVSPPRTGKTVLLQNIAHSITANHPECFLIVLLIDERPEEVTDMQRSVKGEVISSTFDEPASRHVQVAEMVIEKAKRLVEHGRDVVILLDSITRLGRAYNTVVPSSGKVLTGGVDANALQRPKRFFGAARNIEEGGSLTIIATALIDTGSRMDEVIFEEFKGTGNSELILDRKVADKRTFPAMDITRSGTRKEELLTPPDQLKKMYILRRILNPMGTMDAIDFLLDKLRNTKTNGEFFESMNA, encoded by the coding sequence ATGCGGGAAATGAAACTCCAGGACCTCAAGTCCAAATCCCCCACCGAACTTCTGGCTTTTGCCGAAGAGCACGCGGTCGAGAACGCCTCGACCATGCGCAAGCAGGAGCAGATGTTCGCCATCCTGAAGCAGCTCGCTGCCAAGGAAATCGACATTATCGGCGAAGGCGTGGTCGAAGTGCTGCCCGACGGCTTCGGCTTCCTGCGCGCCCCAGAGGCGAACTACCTCCCCGGCCCCGACGACATCTACGTCTCGCCCTCGCAGATCCGCCGCTTCGGGTTGCGCACCGGCGACACCGTCGAGGGCGAGATCCGCTCGCCCAAGGAAGGCGAGCGCTATTTCGCGCTGCTCAAGGTCAACACGATCAATTTCGAGGACCCCGAGAAGGCGCGCCACAAGGTCAACTTCGACAACTTGACGCCGCTCTATCCCGATGAGCGGCTGCACATGGAACACGAGGACGCGACCAAGAAGGACCTTTCGGCCCGCGTCATCGACATCGTGGCGCCGATCGGCAAGGGCCAGCGCGCCCTGATCGTGTCGCCGCCGCGCACCGGCAAGACCGTGCTGCTGCAGAACATCGCGCACTCGATCACCGCCAACCACCCGGAGTGCTTCCTGATCGTGCTCTTGATCGACGAGCGGCCCGAGGAAGTGACCGACATGCAGCGCTCCGTGAAGGGCGAGGTGATCTCCTCGACCTTCGACGAGCCCGCCTCGCGCCACGTGCAGGTCGCCGAGATGGTGATCGAGAAGGCGAAGCGCCTGGTCGAACATGGTCGTGACGTCGTGATCCTGCTCGACTCGATCACCCGCCTCGGCCGCGCCTACAACACCGTGGTGCCGTCATCCGGCAAGGTGTTGACCGGCGGCGTCGACGCCAACGCCTTGCAGCGGCCGAAGCGCTTCTTCGGTGCGGCGCGCAACATCGAGGAAGGCGGCTCGCTCACCATCATCGCGACCGCGCTGATCGATACCGGCAGCCGCATGGACGAAGTCATCTTCGAAGAGTTCAAGGGCACCGGCAACTCGGAACTGATCCTCGACCGCAAGGTCGCCGACAAGCGCACCTTCCCGGCGATGGACATCACCCGCTCGGGCACCCGCAAGGAAGAGCTGCTCACGCCGCCCGATCAGCTCAAGAAGATGTACATCCTGCGCCGCATCCTCAATCCGATGGGCACCATGGACGCGATCGACTTCCTGCTCGACAAGCTGCGCAACACCAAGACGAACGGCGAGTTCTTCGAGAGCATGAACGCCTAA
- a CDS encoding RidA family protein, translating into MTESDIRFINPPGLAPPPGYSNVVEVRGSRIVFIAGQAASDRNGNLVGGSDLEAQADQAFRNLGVALDAAGLTARNLVKLTVFVRDMGALAAYRRARDRFFASVSPPPVPAITLVEVSKLFAPEFLIEIEAIAAG; encoded by the coding sequence ATGACGGAATCCGACATCCGCTTCATCAATCCGCCCGGGCTCGCGCCGCCGCCCGGCTATTCCAACGTCGTGGAGGTGCGCGGCAGCCGCATCGTGTTCATCGCCGGCCAGGCCGCGAGCGACCGAAACGGCAACCTTGTCGGCGGCAGCGACCTTGAAGCGCAGGCGGATCAGGCGTTCCGCAATCTTGGCGTCGCACTCGATGCGGCCGGTCTTACCGCGCGCAATCTCGTCAAACTCACGGTCTTCGTGCGGGACATGGGTGCGCTTGCGGCCTATCGGCGTGCACGCGACCGGTTTTTCGCAAGCGTCAGCCCGCCACCGGTACCCGCGATCACGCTGGTCGAAGTGTCGAAACTGTTTGCGCCGGAATTTCTCATTGAAATCGAAGCGATCGCGGCGGGTTGA
- a CDS encoding GNAT family N-acetyltransferase has translation MSLRITQARWPDDRAVVEALFREYVASLAEDISFQNVDDELAGLPGKYARPTGVVLVARDGGQAAGAAAYRMVEPGVCEMKRLYVRPAWRGSGLGRELANELIEDARGQGYRTMLLDTLASMSAARALYRDLGFGPVAPYYDNPLPGVMYMALELSES, from the coding sequence ATGAGCCTGCGCATCACGCAAGCGCGCTGGCCGGACGATCGCGCGGTGGTCGAAGCGCTGTTCCGTGAATACGTCGCCTCGCTTGCCGAGGACATCAGCTTCCAGAACGTCGACGATGAGCTCGCCGGCCTTCCCGGCAAGTATGCGCGCCCGACCGGCGTCGTGCTGGTCGCGCGCGACGGCGGGCAAGCGGCGGGCGCCGCTGCCTATCGCATGGTCGAGCCGGGCGTGTGCGAAATGAAGCGGCTCTACGTGCGCCCCGCCTGGCGCGGCAGCGGTCTTGGCCGTGAGCTTGCCAACGAGCTGATCGAGGATGCGCGCGGCCAAGGCTACCGCACCATGCTGCTCGACACGCTCGCCTCGATGAGCGCGGCACGTGCGCTCTACCGCGATCTCGGTTTCGGGCCAGTCGCGCCCTACTACGACAACCCGCTGCCCGGCGTGATGTACATGGCGCTGGAGCTTTCGGAGTCGTAG
- a CDS encoding thioredoxin domain-containing protein codes for MSAPTTTHTNRLAAATSPYLLQHQHNPVDWREWGPEALAEAKRLNRPILLSVGYAACHWCHVMAHESFEDEATARVMNELFVSIKVDREERPDIDQIYMNALHLLGEQGGWPLTMFLTPAGEPVWGGTYFPKEARYGRAAFTDVLREIARLFREEPDRIGKNRDALMARLSDRARPAGKVVVGLAELDRVANGIARAIDTQNGGLRSAPKFPQCGLFELLWRAGERAPAEQNEARAGAGAFFGRVLLTLEHICEGGIYDHLGGGFARYSVDERWLVPHFEKMLYDNAQLLDLLAVAHARTGHPLFRQRAAETVGWLAREMTTPEGAFSASLDADSEGEEGKFYVWSLAEIENVLGGEDIADFAAQYDVSPEGNFEGHNIVNRLKHLPRNMDGYTAAQQDEPRYAMLRGKLLKEREKRIRPGLDDKILADWNGLMIAALANAGALLGERAWITMAARAFGFIAADMTRGDRLGHSWRAGRLLFPGLASDFANMIRGALALYEATPESAYLDHALAWQGALDRHYANPDAGGYFLTADDAEGLVVRPSATADDATPNPNGIAAQNLIRLAAFTGDHTFREKADRLIEGVLGAAGENLIGHASLLNALDLRLRATEIVVTGSGDRAGALAAAALRLPLLTRIVLRAPTAGALPAAHPAASKIAAAPQGAAFVCIGERCSLPVTEPERLSELVQAMGTTS; via the coding sequence ATGTCAGCCCCAACCACCACCCACACCAACCGCCTCGCCGCGGCGACGTCGCCGTATCTGCTGCAGCACCAGCACAATCCGGTCGACTGGCGCGAGTGGGGGCCGGAGGCGCTCGCGGAGGCGAAGCGGCTGAACAGGCCGATCCTGCTCTCGGTTGGATACGCGGCCTGTCACTGGTGCCACGTGATGGCGCACGAGAGCTTCGAGGACGAGGCGACCGCGCGGGTGATGAACGAGCTGTTCGTCAGCATCAAGGTCGACCGCGAGGAGCGGCCCGACATTGACCAGATCTACATGAACGCGCTGCATCTGCTCGGCGAGCAGGGCGGCTGGCCGCTCACGATGTTCCTGACGCCCGCCGGCGAGCCGGTGTGGGGCGGCACGTATTTCCCGAAGGAGGCGCGCTACGGCCGCGCCGCCTTCACCGACGTGCTGCGCGAGATCGCGCGGCTGTTCCGCGAGGAGCCGGATCGCATCGGCAAGAACCGCGACGCCCTGATGGCGCGGCTCTCGGACCGCGCGCGCCCCGCCGGCAAGGTCGTGGTGGGCCTCGCCGAGCTCGACCGTGTGGCGAATGGGATCGCCCGCGCGATCGATACGCAGAACGGCGGCCTGCGGAGCGCGCCCAAGTTCCCGCAATGCGGATTGTTCGAATTGCTGTGGCGCGCCGGCGAGCGGGCCCCGGCCGAGCAGAACGAGGCGCGCGCCGGCGCCGGAGCGTTCTTCGGCCGGGTGCTGCTGACCCTCGAGCACATCTGCGAGGGCGGCATCTACGATCATCTCGGCGGCGGCTTTGCGCGCTATTCGGTCGACGAGCGCTGGCTCGTGCCGCATTTCGAGAAGATGCTCTACGACAACGCGCAGCTCCTCGACCTGCTGGCGGTGGCGCATGCGCGCACCGGCCATCCGCTGTTCCGGCAGCGCGCCGCCGAAACGGTCGGATGGCTTGCCCGCGAGATGACGACGCCCGAGGGGGCGTTTTCGGCCTCGCTCGATGCGGATTCGGAAGGCGAGGAGGGGAAATTCTACGTCTGGTCCTTGGCGGAGATCGAAAACGTTCTCGGAGGAGAGGATATTGCCGATTTCGCAGCGCAATATGACGTCTCTCCAGAGGGAAATTTCGAGGGCCACAATATCGTCAACCGGCTCAAACACTTACCGCGCAACATGGACGGCTACACTGCGGCGCAACAAGACGAGCCCCGATACGCCATGTTGCGCGGTAAGCTATTGAAAGAACGAGAGAAACGTATTCGGCCGGGCCTCGATGACAAGATACTGGCCGACTGGAACGGCCTTATGATCGCGGCCTTGGCGAACGCGGGCGCGCTGCTCGGCGAGAGGGCCTGGATCACGATGGCGGCGCGCGCCTTCGGCTTCATCGCCGCCGACATGACTCGCGGCGACCGGCTCGGCCATTCCTGGCGCGCGGGACGGCTCCTGTTCCCCGGCCTCGCCTCGGATTTCGCCAACATGATCCGCGGCGCGCTCGCGCTCTATGAAGCGACCCCCGAGAGCGCGTACCTCGACCACGCCCTCGCCTGGCAGGGCGCGCTCGACCGCCACTACGCCAATCCCGACGCCGGCGGCTATTTCCTCACGGCTGACGACGCCGAGGGCCTGGTGGTGCGCCCCAGCGCCACCGCCGACGACGCCACGCCCAACCCGAACGGCATTGCGGCGCAGAACCTGATCCGCCTCGCGGCCTTCACCGGCGACCATACCTTCCGAGAAAAGGCCGACCGTCTGATCGAGGGTGTGCTCGGCGCGGCGGGCGAAAACCTGATCGGCCACGCCTCGCTGCTCAACGCGCTCGACCTGCGCTTGCGCGCAACCGAAATCGTGGTGACAGGCTCCGGTGATCGCGCCGGCGCATTGGCCGCAGCCGCGCTCCGGCTACCCCTACTCACCCGCATCGTGCTGCGCGCACCGACGGCCGGCGCGCTGCCCGCCGCGCACCCGGCGGCGAGCAAGATCGCCGCGGCACCACAGGGCGCGGCGTTTGTCTGCATCGGCGAACGGTGTTCACTGCCGGTGACGGAACCGGAGCGGCTTTCCGAACTCGTGCAGGCCATGGGCACAACTTCATAG
- a CDS encoding glutathione S-transferase family protein: MLQLYGNSRSRAMRCLWMLEEVGQPYELIEKSTRADDLQSAGYLRLNPNARIPTLTDGDVVLWESMAINLYLAQKYDGPMHGDAKVLGLAAQWSFWAMLEMEPSLLDLLMHRAMLPEYGRDASHAERAELLLRKPLGVLDGALKERSHLAGEAFTVADLNVASILAWGKMGRLQFSAWPAVAKWLDACLARPAYGRVRERAKRG; encoded by the coding sequence ATGCTGCAGCTCTATGGAAATTCGCGGTCGCGCGCGATGCGCTGCCTCTGGATGCTCGAGGAGGTCGGACAGCCTTATGAGCTGATCGAGAAGAGTACGCGCGCGGACGACCTGCAGAGCGCCGGCTATCTGCGCCTCAATCCGAACGCGCGCATCCCCACGCTCACCGACGGCGATGTGGTGCTGTGGGAGTCGATGGCGATCAATCTCTACCTCGCGCAGAAATACGACGGGCCGATGCATGGCGACGCAAAGGTGCTCGGCCTCGCGGCGCAATGGAGCTTCTGGGCGATGCTGGAGATGGAGCCCTCGTTGCTCGACCTTCTCATGCACCGGGCCATGCTGCCGGAATACGGCCGTGATGCTTCGCATGCGGAGCGCGCGGAATTGCTGTTGCGCAAGCCGCTTGGCGTGCTCGACGGTGCGTTGAAGGAACGATCGCACCTCGCGGGCGAGGCGTTCACGGTCGCCGACCTCAACGTGGCGAGCATTCTGGCCTGGGGCAAAATGGGCCGGCTGCAATTCTCCGCCTGGCCGGCGGTCGCAAAATGGCTCGATGCTTGTCTCGCGCGTCCGGCGTACGGGCGGGTGCGCGAGCGGGCAAAGCGCGGCTGA
- a CDS encoding class I SAM-dependent methyltransferase, whose protein sequence is MPEVKITFDAADDYERFMGAWSRAIGERFLDWLEPPARAQWLDVGCGTGAFSELILRRRAPKSLDGVDPSPAQVDHARKALPGPAFRTGDAMALPYADGTFDIVASALVLHFIPDRRQAFAEMKRVLRSGGRVGGYTWKRTAAENFAPYAPIMLGVASIGGEQQTSPLVAEGTAEGMHASLAAAGFIEIATTEIEVTRTFANFDEYWDIQCIPFSPPGRTIASLTDAQRGKLRDVMRARMTPAADGSITYAATAMAGKARKP, encoded by the coding sequence ATGCCCGAAGTGAAAATCACCTTCGACGCCGCGGATGACTACGAGCGCTTCATGGGCGCGTGGAGCCGCGCGATCGGCGAGCGGTTCCTCGACTGGCTCGAGCCGCCCGCCCGCGCGCAATGGCTCGATGTCGGCTGCGGCACCGGCGCCTTCAGCGAGCTGATCCTGCGCCGCCGCGCGCCGAAGTCGCTCGACGGCGTCGATCCCTCGCCGGCGCAGGTCGACCATGCGCGGAAGGCGCTCCCCGGACCGGCCTTCCGGACCGGCGATGCCATGGCCCTGCCTTACGCGGACGGCACGTTCGACATCGTGGCATCTGCGCTCGTGCTCCACTTCATCCCGGATCGCCGCCAAGCCTTCGCCGAGATGAAGCGCGTCCTGCGCTCCGGCGGACGCGTCGGCGGCTATACCTGGAAGCGCACCGCCGCCGAGAACTTCGCGCCCTACGCACCCATCATGCTCGGGGTGGCCAGCATCGGCGGCGAACAGCAGACGTCACCGCTCGTCGCAGAAGGCACCGCAGAGGGCATGCACGCCTCGCTCGCCGCGGCCGGATTCATCGAGATTGCCACCACCGAGATCGAGGTGACGCGCACGTTCGCGAACTTCGACGAATATTGGGACATCCAGTGCATCCCGTTCTCGCCGCCCGGCCGCACGATCGCAAGCCTGACTGACGCGCAACGCGGCAAGCTGCGCGACGTGATGCGCGCGCGGATGACGCCGGCCGCCGACGGCAGCATCACCTATGCGGCGACCGCGATGGCCGGAAAGGCGCGCAAGCCGTGA
- a CDS encoding RidA family protein, translating into MIKRLRVEPYSDYLERYRKGKSLPVSIANGFVFVSGLPPFDPQTGAIERVAFESQAERVMTQLKHCLEAAGSSLRHVLKCNVYCTPDPAHFAAFNAVYDRYFAEENPARIFVQVPSWPGPFDVEIDCVAVVG; encoded by the coding sequence ATGATCAAGCGACTGCGCGTCGAGCCGTACTCGGACTATCTGGAGCGCTACCGCAAAGGGAAATCCCTTCCGGTGTCGATCGCGAACGGTTTCGTCTTCGTGTCGGGGCTGCCGCCGTTCGATCCGCAGACCGGCGCGATCGAGCGGGTCGCGTTCGAGAGCCAAGCCGAGCGCGTGATGACGCAGCTCAAGCACTGCCTGGAGGCGGCCGGCTCATCGCTGCGCCATGTGCTCAAGTGCAATGTCTATTGCACGCCGGATCCGGCGCACTTCGCGGCGTTCAACGCGGTCTATGACCGCTACTTCGCGGAGGAGAACCCGGCGCGCATCTTCGTGCAGGTGCCGTCGTGGCCCGGCCCGTTCGATGTCGAGATCGATTGCGTGGCGGTGGTGGGGTGA